From Camelina sativa cultivar DH55 chromosome 20, Cs, whole genome shotgun sequence, the proteins below share one genomic window:
- the LOC104771134 gene encoding uncharacterized protein LOC104771134: MSEKLVLRSSSSGTCDYYHNYGTYGAPPYGEYLEKRQLFLRSYQFSRKQSFTEKVSRSVKRVKRVVLRRLRSARRLKLKRVVWWSRFRSAFYYRRRRFFRLLHLHEPCYCF; this comes from the coding sequence ATGAGTGAGAAGCTTGTGTTGAGAAGCAGTAGTAGTGGTACTTGTGACTACTACCACAACTACGGTACTTATGGAGCACCACCGTACGGAGAGTATTTGGAGAAGAGACAGTTGTTTCTAAGAAGCTACCAGTTTTCAAGAAAACAGAGTTTCACTGAGAAAGTATCAAGATCTGTTAAGAGAGTGAAGCGAGTTGTACTGAGGAGACTGAGATCAGCTCGAAGGTTGAAGTTGAAACGCGTCGTTTGGTGGTCTCGTTTCAGATCGGCGTTTTACTACCGCCGGAGACGTTTTTTTAGGCTTCTTCACTTACATGAACcttgttattgtttctaa
- the LOC104771133 gene encoding transmembrane protein 184A-like encodes MADLIPFYLNIVAFLCTVGAIALAIFHIYRHLLNYTEPTYQRYIVRIIFMVPVYALMSFLSLVLPKSSIYFDSIREVYEAWVIYNFLSLCLAWVGGPGSVVLSLSGRSLKPSWSLMTCCFPPLTLDGRFIRRCKQGCLQFVILKPVLVAVTLVLYAKGKYKDGNFNPDQAYLYLTIIYTISYTVALYALVLFYMACRDLLQPFNPVPKFVIIKSVVFLTYWQGVLVFLAAKSGFIKTAEEAAHFQNFIICVEMLIAAACHFYAFPYKEYAGANVGGSGSFSGSLSHAVKLNDFYHDTVHQFAPTYHDYVLYNHQDGGDEGTKKYRSRTFVPTGQEMDAMRKNKPVYANKIDGVSVSSSLSSEASSPKSSSVTSDPARSDAAKSSLLVDASDSLDTMYNMSLIDIDLSSFPSNVPSASESGPR; translated from the exons ATGGCGGATTTGATACCGTTTTATCTGAACATTGTGGCGTTTCTATGTACTGTTGGAGCCATTGCTTTGGCAATATTTCATATCTACAGGCATCTTTTGAATTACACGGAACCAACTTATCAGAGATATATCGTACGAATCATCTTTATGGTCCCG GTTTATGCCTTGATGTCATTCTTGTCTCTTGTGCTACCTAAAAGCTCGATATATTTTGATTCCATACGAGAAGT ATATGAAGCATGGGTTATTTACAATTTCCTGTCGCTGTGTTTGGCATGGGTTGGGGGACCAGGATCAGTAGTGCTTAGTTTGAGCGGCCGCTCTCTAAAGCCATCGTGGTCTCTCATGACATGTTGCTTTCCACCTTTAACATTGGACGG GCGTTTTATTCGACGATGCAAGCAAGGTTGTCTGCAATTTGTTATCCTGAAGCCTGTCCTAGTTGCTGTCACACTTGTGCTTTATGCGAAAGGGAAGTACAAGGATGGGAATTTCAACCCTGATCAAGCATATCTCTATCTTACCATCATCTATACCATATCCTACACAGTGGCTTTGTACGCACTTGTGCTGTTTTATATGGCATGCAGAGATCTACTTCAGCCATTCAATCCAGTCCCAAAATTTGTGATCATAAAGTCTGTGGTCTTTCTAACCTATTGGCAG GGTGTTCTAGTTTTTCTTGCTGCAAAATCTGGATTCATAAAGACTGCAGAGGAAGCGGctcattttcaaaattttataatatgtgtCGAGATGCTTATTGCTGCAGCATGCCATTTCTATGCTTTTCCATACAAGGAGTATGCCGGTGCCAATGTTGGTGGATCTGGCAGTTTTTCAGGGAGCCTATCACATGCTGTAAAACTAAATGACTTTTACCATGACACTGTTCACCAG TTTGCTCCTACATATCATGATTATGTGCTCTATAACCATCAAGATGGTGGTGACGAGGGGACAAAGAAGTACCGGTCGAGAACTTTTGTTCCAACTGGCCAAGAGATGGATGCAATGAGAAAGAACAAACCTGTGTATGCAAACAAGATTGATGGTGTTTCGGTGTCAAGTAGTCTATCTTCAGAGGCAAGCTCACCAAAAAGCTCTAGCGTAACTTCTGATCCTGCACGTTCTGATGCTGCAAAATCTTCCTTGCTTGTGGATGCCTCTGATTCTCTTGATACAATGTATAATATGTCCCTCATTGACATCGATCTATCTAGTTTCCCGAGCAATGTCCCCTCTGCAAGTGAAAGTGGGCCTAGATAG